From one Lactiplantibacillus paraplantarum genomic stretch:
- the map gene encoding type I methionyl aminopeptidase: MITLKSDREIKGMQAAGDIMVGLFHALEDYIKPGITTWDVDHFAYEYIIAHDATPGELNFEGYKYSTCVSVNDMICHGCPSKDILVKDGDLLKVDTVINYHGYLSDSCHAFVAGTLAPEVKKLMEVTHKALYLGIDQAVVGNRIGDIGWAIQNYAENEMGYGVVREYIGHGIGPTMHEKPDVPHYGEAGHGTRLKAGMTITIEPMVNIGDWRSGETADDGWTVRTLDGSLSCQYEHTLVVTDDGPKILSSFDNDFDAKYLWNK; the protein is encoded by the coding sequence ATGATTACGCTTAAATCAGATCGCGAAATCAAGGGGATGCAAGCTGCCGGTGATATTATGGTTGGCTTGTTCCATGCCCTTGAAGATTACATCAAGCCGGGAATTACGACTTGGGATGTTGATCACTTCGCTTACGAATACATCATCGCGCACGATGCCACCCCTGGCGAACTTAACTTTGAAGGTTACAAGTACTCAACTTGTGTCAGTGTCAATGATATGATTTGCCACGGTTGTCCTAGTAAGGATATCTTGGTTAAAGACGGTGACTTATTAAAAGTCGACACAGTCATTAATTACCACGGCTACCTCAGTGATTCTTGCCACGCTTTTGTCGCTGGTACACTAGCGCCAGAAGTTAAGAAGCTCATGGAAGTGACCCATAAAGCCCTATACCTCGGTATCGACCAGGCTGTAGTTGGCAACCGTATTGGTGACATTGGTTGGGCCATTCAGAATTATGCTGAAAACGAAATGGGTTACGGCGTCGTTCGCGAATACATCGGTCATGGTATTGGACCAACGATGCACGAAAAGCCCGACGTTCCACATTATGGTGAAGCCGGACACGGCACCCGTTTGAAGGCTGGTATGACCATTACTATTGAACCAATGGTCAACATTGGCGACTGGCGTTCTGGCGAAACTGCCGATGACGGTTGGACAGTTCGCACTTTAGACGGCAGCCTCAGCTGTCAGTACGAACACACCCTTGTCGTTACCGATGACGGTCCTAAGATCTTATCATCATTCGATAATGATTTTGATGCTAAATACTTATGGAATAAGTAA
- the pnuC gene encoding nicotinamide riboside transporter PnuC: MILSNYFKFLSHQLKGWPQQNYYLFYFSLGCQVMTLVSAPITALSILTFIGTTLGVLCVLAINAAKSVNGLLGVISAACFIVVGFSAKNYLSIGEQLAYVVTLDIPVLLSANWNVNMVSKIRKFTGKTWVIAIVATLVVYAISGYLIGALTDDPRPWIDAISFAICLTAGVICFLRYNNQYFWWIASGLAQMVLWFISFRQGSATLAMFINSSVYLMNDVLAFTVSPWYNKHERARLMAEEQAASDAASADASDNQAFGLNH, translated from the coding sequence ATGATTTTGAGTAATTATTTTAAATTCTTATCACACCAACTGAAGGGTTGGCCACAACAAAACTACTATTTATTCTATTTTAGCTTAGGATGTCAAGTAATGACGTTAGTGAGCGCCCCAATCACAGCATTGTCTATTTTAACATTTATTGGAACGACATTGGGTGTTCTTTGTGTGTTAGCCATTAATGCAGCTAAGTCAGTTAATGGGTTATTAGGGGTCATCTCCGCGGCTTGTTTCATTGTAGTTGGTTTTTCAGCTAAGAACTATTTAAGTATCGGAGAACAATTGGCTTACGTTGTGACGCTAGATATTCCGGTGCTACTAAGTGCTAATTGGAACGTCAACATGGTTTCGAAAATTCGGAAATTTACGGGTAAGACATGGGTGATTGCAATTGTTGCAACCCTAGTTGTCTATGCGATTTCGGGCTATCTCATTGGTGCCTTGACCGATGATCCGCGGCCATGGATTGATGCGATTAGTTTTGCGATTTGCTTAACGGCCGGGGTGATTTGCTTCCTTCGGTATAACAACCAATATTTCTGGTGGATTGCCTCTGGTTTGGCACAGATGGTGCTCTGGTTCATCTCGTTCCGTCAAGGTTCCGCGACATTGGCGATGTTCATTAACAGTTCCGTTTATTTGATGAATGATGTTCTGGCCTTTACCGTCTCACCTTGGTATAACAAGCATGAACGTGCTCGGTTGATGGCTGAAGAACAAGCGGCAAGTGATGCTGCCAGTGCGGATGCTAGTGATAATCAGGCATTTGGGTTAAATCATTAA
- a CDS encoding DUF2089 family protein, producing the protein MDWFMNLEQEDQEFVKQLVIASGSLKQLAKIYQVSYPTVRMRLNTIIQKINFIEDNGANTFEMKVMKLVIDEKLSLEVAKQIITDFREEQHE; encoded by the coding sequence ATGGACTGGTTTATGAATTTAGAACAAGAAGATCAGGAATTTGTTAAACAACTGGTAATTGCCTCAGGCTCTCTGAAACAACTCGCTAAGATTTATCAAGTAAGTTATCCAACTGTGCGCATGAGGCTAAACACGATTATTCAAAAAATTAATTTTATTGAGGATAATGGTGCCAATACTTTTGAAATGAAGGTTATGAAATTAGTAATCGATGAAAAACTATCGTTAGAGGTAGCAAAGCAGATTATTACTGACTTTAGGGAGGAACAACATGAGTGA